A segment of the Corythoichthys intestinalis isolate RoL2023-P3 chromosome 16, ASM3026506v1, whole genome shotgun sequence genome:
TGAAGAATCTCATGATGGGGTTGCAAAAAGAGGCTGTGTAGTAGTGAGAGGGGAGTGAGTCTTGGAGTTGGGTGATATTGTTGAGGAGACTGAAGAGAGTTTTGGGGTTACCTTGACTGGCGGTGATTAGTCTGGAGTAATGGAGGGTTTTGGCCTTGGTAAATGAATCCTTATAAGCTGTTATATGGTTGGTGTACATTTCTTTGTGAATAATGACTCCTGTTTTCCTGATGATGCGTTCTAGCTGACAGCCTTTAGCTTTCATGAGATGAAGAGCGGGGGTGAACCAGGGGGCGGAGATGCGGAAGGAGACGGATCTTGTTTTCAGCAGGGCGAGAGTATTGAGAATATTACGAAGTTCTTCATTAATGTGTGAGGCCAGATCATTACGGGTGGATAGATTTTGAAAGTCTGAAAGACAGGAGGAGTGGATGCTTGAAGTGAAGGTAGCTGCGGTGAGATTCTTTATATTCCGGTAGGAGATGAGACGTGTTTTtttagggatggacatggtgagactttcttcacaaatccactcaaataaaagtaaaacgtatggcttagtaaaactacagtactcttagaagtacatttttctcaaaaaagttactcaagtaaatgtaacggagtacatgtagcgCGTTACTAAGAAcctcttattattattactgtatttaaatcattttcatCATCATTATCAATAGGTGAAATTTGACTATTTCCATTAGTATACAGAATGATCACTCATGGTAGACAGTGAATCACTGATTCAAAATTTAAAACACTTATtgtgcaaaataaaaacaaaggtgGACTAAAAATTTAGTCCCAGCACATTTAACGCCCTTCCATAAAGTTTTCAGGGAAATTGGCTGTGGAGTTTAAGTGACACTATCCAGCCAACAAAATATTAGCTCCATGCTTCTGGTCTAAGTGAAGATAAGTAAATATTTCCTGCTGTGAAGAAAAAGCATTTGAGCACAGATAATCTACTGCTGTTGTCAACACTACGCTTAAAGTAGATTAAAGGTTCAAATGGTTCTCCTTCCTTTGAAAAGTCCACACCAGCTGAGCCCATCTAAGAGGTGTGTCCGAGGACAGCTGCCGCTACCGTCACAATGTTACAGCAATATTCGCACTCACGTATTTGTTGTGTACATTTGTTGATCAAACGTTAGGTGGATCTCTTTTGCAACATTTGATTCATGTACAGTATTGGACAAACAAACATGTGCCTGCAAAAGGCCTATATGTATGAAACAGGTTTGGCTCTAATTCAGCATGTTTATTTGCCATGCACATCTTGCAGACCGTGGCAAAAGTTCAAAGTTGTAAATAGCTGCGATTCCAGAAAGCGTGTGACTCCTGTGTGACATTTGCCGAGAGACTTTACGTGCGGCCTCCGTACCCCATCAATCATGGCCACAATGAGCTTACCTAGGGGAATTTTAGTgtctgatcataaaaatatagcATGAGGAAGAGTGGAGCATGACATGTACCTACATCAATAAGGCACATGGTACATTTTTAGGAACACCTGATCAGTTTCactgccactttcaaatttcattttttttccctcaatcaATGTCTATTTAAACAACATGACTTgggtttttaaaataataacattATTTTGACAGGCATGTGTCAGAAACTTGTGGTGAAATTATTCCTATGTTAGTATTTGGTATGCCTTTTTAGTCTGTAGCATACGCTTTCCCATACGGACCATAAAAGATGAGCAAAATGAGCAACTCAGATTTGGGCAGGGGATGTGTTATTTTGGTCTAAAAAAAGTACACTGTATCTGAACATGTTACTCTTTTTAATCATATGGGCAACACTGACCATTGTGGTAGTAATACCATTTAATATCTCTTTTACAAAACTCAAAGGGAACATTTGGTTGTCAACATTTTTATGGGTTTACAGTTGGTTCACTTTTATGTGACTTCACAGTGGGTGGGGTTGGACATGGGCTTCTCATATGCACACTGAAGTCACTGGATATTAGACCCGAAAATAGCCTGACAGAAGCTATATAGGTGCGCTAGCATGGCTTGCGCCACAAGACGACAGTTCTTTATACCTGACAACTTCCACTGCAAGAGATAGAGCTGTAATttctgtaaaaagaaaaaaaaaacaagtgaaagaagaCTGCAAGTTTAAAGGGAATTAGGATTTGTCTGGTAAAAGAAAATGACTTAAATTTGATCATTTAGATCAATTAACAGATGGACCTACGTGGACGCTAAAAGGATAAAAGACAAGCAAGGGGGACTAAAGGATCGAAaaggatattgttttttttttgtttttgtttttttaaacaattttttgtaTGAAATCTCATGCCACCCACACTGGGCTGACAAAACTTGGGGGAGAGCTCTAAGAACTGCAGGAATGAAGTACAACTGCCACACTCCAGTGTCAACCTATACACGGCATTCTCAGTACACACCAACTTACCACACACCTACAAAGTATGGATCCAGTCACTATACACCATCgtacacctctgcatcaaaTTACACCCTACCACAGCATGGTAGCACACATTACACCCCATCATACTATACACCCTCCTACAGATATGCGTCCACGTACATCCCTTCCCGGTACAGTTCAACATGGCGCACCCAAGCACGAGAAAATCCAGCTCCAGTGATACCAATCACACCTGCTAAGAGAACTGTGCACTTTCCTAATGACATCATCTTCCAGGATGTTGTTAGACGTGGAGAGCTGGAGCAAATTGGTCGTTTCATTAGAACAAGAAAGGTTCGCGTCGATACACTCTTTCACTCAGGTGAGTACTGAGATACTGCTTTTTTATGCTTGCATAGGGCATGAAAATAGTCATCGGCTTGAGATAAGAGCGTTGCTATGCTGCAGTCGCCTCATGTAGTGTGTGCTTTTAGGTATGGCAGCACTACACGAAGCAGTACTGACA
Coding sequences within it:
- the ppp1r27a gene encoding protein phosphatase 1 regulatory subunit 27, which produces MKYNCHTPVSTYTRHSQYTPTYHTPTKYGSSHYTPSYTSASNYTLPQHGSTHYTPSYYTPSYRYASTYIPSRYSSTWRTQARENPAPVIPITPAKRTVHFPNDIIFQDVVRRGELEQIGRFIRTRKVRVDTLFHSGMAALHEAVLTGNLEVVKLLVKYGADVHQKDEDGWTPLHMACSDGFPEIASYLLSLGASTEAENENGEKPTDLIDPDCKELSKLFEVGCI